The following DNA comes from Ammospiza caudacuta isolate bAmmCau1 chromosome 7, bAmmCau1.pri, whole genome shotgun sequence.
TGAGGGTTTCCTGATATCCAAGAATACCAGGAATAACATTGGGGAGCTTATAAAGAAAACCTCAGATCTTGAAAATACTAAAGACCATATCTGTGTGTTCCAGGGGTGGGTGTATAGGAAatggctttgattttggttACAGGAATCTCCTCCAACTCTTCACTGTCCTTTTCTGCATGaacaggtccctgtgcccagccacagcaaatgtccaacagcagctccatcagacacttcctcctgctggcctTAGCAGACacgtggcagctgcagctcctgcacttctgcctcttgctgggcatctccctggctgccctcctggccaacggcctcatcatcagcgctgtagcctgcggccaccacctgcacacgcccatgttcttcttcctgctcaacctggccctcagcgacctgggctccatctgcaccactgtccccaaagccatgcacaattccctctgggacacaaGGACTatctcctacacaggatgtgctactcagctctttttctttatcttcttcatctcagcagagcttTTCCTCCTGACCGTCATGTGCTACGACTGGTACGTGTCCAtttgcaaacccctgcactacgggaccctcctgggcagcagagcttgtgcccacatggcagcagctgcctgggccagtgcctttctcaatgctctcatgcacacagccaatacattttccttgcccctgtgccatggcaatgccctgggccagttcttctgtgaaatcccacagatcctgaagctctcctgctcacactccAACTTTAAAGAACTGGGGCTCATTGCTGTAATTGCGTCTTTTGGACTTGgatgttttgtgttcattgttttctcctatgtgcagatcttcagggctgtgctaaggatcccctctgagcagggacggcacaaagccttttccacctgcctccctcacctggctgttcTCTCCCTATTCCTTAGCACTCTAATCTTTGCTCACTTGAAacccccctccatgtccttcccatccctggatctggccctgtcagttctgtactcggtggtgcctccagccctgaaccccctcatctacagcctgaggaaccaggagctgaaggctgcagtgtggacactgatgactggatgctttcagaaacattaaactgctggccagTGCTTGcaaatcacttgtaataaaagttatttttgatatttcttgttggtttggttgtggcttttcttcccctttttttaggtttttcaTATTGTCCATAATTAAATATC
Coding sequences within:
- the LOC131559840 gene encoding olfactory receptor 14C36-like; translation: MSNSSSIRHFLLLALADTWQLQLLHFCLLLGISLAALLANGLIISAVACGHHLHTPMFFFLLNLALSDLGSICTTVPKAMHNSLWDTRTISYTGCATQLFFFIFFISAELFLLTVMCYDWYVSICKPLHYGTLLGSRACAHMAAAAWASAFLNALMHTANTFSLPLCHGNALGQFFCEIPQILKLSCSHSNFKELGLIAVIASFGLGCFVFIVFSYVQIFRAVLRIPSEQGRHKAFSTCLPHLAVLSLFLSTLIFAHLKPPSMSFPSLDLALSVLYSVVPPALNPLIYSLRNQELKAAVWTLMTGCFQKH